From the genome of Plasmodium malariae genome assembly, chromosome: 9, one region includes:
- the DHHC3 gene encoding palmitoyltransferase DHHC3, putative encodes MNKRIFAFRDDTKSKEAEEFVRTNGFTLPLQIFQLMSFFIFIIIVALIIIISAFNTDTIFLLFYIFFGVLIIIIIALSYTVTTINPVDPLSFKYIHNKVNEEDLKDLCECDICGFVEPQSKHCKVCNKCVSVFDHHCMWVNNCIGKKNYKYFVGLLTVLTIFNCFVFLFCIIFFVISLKHDLIKERWKHFYGGYDDALFYILLCSLFVLNGTVFVLVIQLFGLHIFLISKKMTTYEYIVKRSHSEEEQKIGIKTFFEWLIIDKKRLKKSDSDNQDLENQEIERVKSIKD; translated from the exons ATGAATAAACGAATATTCGCTTTTAGAGATGATACAAAGTCAAAAGAAGCCGAAGAATTTGTGCGCACGAATGGGTTTACATTACCACTACAAATATTTCAATTaatgtctttttttatttttataattatagttgcattaattattatcatttctGCATTTAATACTGATACCatatttctccttttttatattttttttggtgttctaattattataattattgctTTATCGTATACTGTAACAACAATAAACCCAGTAGACCCCTTATCATTTAagtatattcataataaagTTAATGAAGAAGACCTTAAGGATTTATGTGAATGTGATATATGTGGTTTTGTTGAACCACAAAGTAAACATTGTAAGGTTTGTAACAAATGCGTTTCTGTTTTTGATCATCATTGCATGTGGGTTAACAATTGTATAGGGAAAAAAAACTACAa ATATTTCGTAGGTCTCTTGACAGTACTAACAATTTTCAACTGCTTCGTCTTTCTgttttgcattattttttttgttatctcCCTGAAACATGATCTCATAAAGGAAAGATGGAAACAC TTCTACGGAGGTTACGATGATGCTCTGTTTTACATTCTGCTATGTTCCCTTTTTGTTCTGAATGGAACAGTATTCGTGTTAGTAATTCAACTTTTTGgattacacatttttttgatttcaaaaaaaatgactACCTATGAGTACATTGTCAAGCGATCTCAT TCTGAGGAAGAACAAAAGATAGGAATTAAAACCTTTTTTGAATGGTTGATCATTGACAAAAA GCGTTTGAAGAAGTCAGACAGCGATAATCAG GATTTAGAAAACCAGGAAATTGAAAGAGTTAAGTCTATAAAAGATTAA